A genomic segment from Flavobacterium litorale encodes:
- a CDS encoding DUF4870 domain-containing protein: MVTTADKTGATLMQISAFSQYIFPFGNLIFPTIIWSLKRKESEFINENGKRIINFQLSLLLYFMILLIVSVPIILYNIFNGIDVMLLDDGHWVEEQFTVGRITGIAIAAIVSIILLAALKVIEFFLILYAAVKNSNGEVYKFPLTIKFIK; encoded by the coding sequence ATGGTAACAACAGCAGACAAAACAGGTGCAACACTAATGCAAATAAGTGCATTTTCGCAATACATATTCCCTTTTGGTAACCTTATTTTTCCTACTATAATATGGAGTTTAAAAAGAAAAGAATCAGAGTTTATTAATGAGAATGGAAAACGCATCATAAATTTTCAATTGAGCCTGCTACTCTATTTTATGATATTATTAATTGTTAGCGTACCCATTATACTTTACAATATTTTTAATGGTATAGACGTAATGCTGTTGGACGATGGCCATTGGGTAGAGGAGCAATTTACAGTAGGCAGAATTACAGGTATTGCCATAGCAGCTATAGTAAGTATAATTTTACTGGCAGCATTAAAAGTAATTGAATTCTTTTTAATACTGTATGCCGCAGTTAAAAACAGTAATGGCGAAGTATACAAATTTCCGTTAACCATAAAATTTATAAAATAA
- a CDS encoding GIN domain-containing protein: MKTMLVMAALALTSTIAVAQNEETRNVSDFNSIKVENGIEVIYTHNDTESVKVKTTDNNAMNYVVTERSGKELRIYINNNAKDAAVNVAKNIQVYVSDNNTASITAKTGATVKVTNQINTPKLSITLKTGSTFTGNINATEICDIKAASGSAFKGSIITEEFKAIITGGAYVALNGHAEKSEVLCNGGTLTGDKFTCEKAEVWAKRMSSVALHVTDSVMATTDTSSAISYSGKPNKIHLGDDNFAIRKN, translated from the coding sequence ATGAAAACAATGTTAGTAATGGCTGCCCTTGCTTTAACAAGCACAATAGCAGTAGCACAAAATGAGGAAACCAGAAATGTATCTGACTTTAACAGTATTAAGGTAGAAAATGGTATTGAGGTAATTTATACCCATAACGATACTGAGTCGGTAAAAGTAAAAACTACAGATAACAATGCTATGAACTATGTAGTTACAGAGCGTAGCGGAAAAGAATTACGCATTTACATTAATAATAATGCAAAAGATGCAGCGGTAAATGTAGCTAAAAACATTCAGGTATATGTATCTGATAATAACACGGCATCTATAACCGCCAAAACAGGAGCAACGGTAAAAGTTACCAACCAAATTAATACACCTAAACTCAGTATTACCCTAAAAACTGGTAGTACTTTTACAGGAAATATAAATGCTACCGAAATATGCGATATTAAAGCTGCATCAGGTAGTGCTTTTAAAGGGAGCATAATAACAGAAGAGTTTAAAGCTATAATTACGGGAGGAGCTTATGTAGCATTAAACGGGCATGCAGAAAAATCGGAAGTACTATGCAATGGAGGTACACTTACAGGAGATAAGTTTACATGTGAAAAGGCGGAAGTTTGGGCAAAACGAATGTCGTCAGTAGCTTTACACGTTACAGACAGCGTTATGGCAACCACCGATACATCTTCTGCAATTAGTTATTCGGGTAAACCCAATAAAATTCACTTGGGAGACGATAACTTTGCTATAAGAAAAAACTAA
- a CDS encoding PadR family transcriptional regulator — protein MNIENTKAQMRKGVLEFCILSVLKQKDAYTSEILDTLKNAKLLVVEGTVYPLLTRLKNDGLLSYRWEESTSGPPRKYYGLTDEGQEFLKELNITWTELSDAVNIITSQKA, from the coding sequence ATGAATATTGAAAACACCAAGGCACAAATGCGTAAAGGGGTTTTAGAGTTTTGCATACTCTCTGTATTAAAACAGAAGGATGCATATACCTCTGAAATACTAGATACGCTTAAAAATGCCAAGCTTCTTGTGGTGGAGGGTACAGTATACCCACTACTAACAAGACTTAAAAATGACGGGCTGCTCAGTTACCGCTGGGAAGAATCGACATCGGGACCACCAAGAAAATACTATGGTCTTACCGATGAGGGACAAGAATTTTTAAAAGAATTGAACATAACCTGGACGGAGCTTTCCGACGCAGTAAATATAATAACCAGCCAAAAAGCATAG
- a CDS encoding PspC domain-containing protein, translating into MNKTVSINLGGLFFHIDEDAYQKLNHYFDAIRKSLLPEGKDEIMNDIESRIGELLTEKLKNEKQVVGTKEVEEVIEIMGQPEDYRLDDDGTAQKNTSTDYSAPYYGAKRTRKFYRDNEKNIIGGVCAGIAHYFRIDPLWIRILFIISPFLSFGSSIIIYVLLWILIPEAVTTTEKLEMTGEAINISNIERKVREEFDALGKKIQSVDYDKIGANAKSGAEKLGNGFEKVFVAIFKAISKVIGAGITVFSALSLVGLLIFFFTILFTSSAKVTVLYPFIVSLNYTNIPIWVTSMLLFLAIAIPLFSLFLLGLKILTENLRSIGNTAKYTLLALWIVALGGLVYIGVMERHEINAEGKTVMKKEINITENDTLNLKFRYNTYFDKSFENGSSFRIEQDSAGNNIIYSNDVTLFLMKSDEPKAYLQIEKISLGSSMSEARKRAELIAYNFENEENTLILDNYLTTDRENKYRNQKVELFLYLPVGTHFLPDSSVKHYDETDNSFFDLWYDSENMYRMDKNDVKCITCDHYIEEQEAQREMEEEERALEHAHADDDAVTKGYLHINDEDIDVTIKNEQ; encoded by the coding sequence ATGAACAAAACAGTAAGTATAAATTTAGGAGGTCTTTTCTTTCATATAGATGAAGATGCCTACCAAAAACTAAATCACTATTTTGATGCTATAAGAAAATCGCTTTTACCTGAGGGTAAAGACGAGATAATGAACGACATTGAAAGCCGTATTGGAGAACTTTTAACAGAAAAACTCAAAAACGAAAAGCAGGTAGTTGGCACAAAGGAAGTTGAAGAGGTTATAGAAATTATGGGACAACCTGAGGACTATAGGCTTGACGACGACGGTACTGCACAAAAAAATACTAGTACCGATTATAGCGCACCTTACTACGGAGCAAAACGCACACGCAAATTTTATCGTGACAACGAAAAAAATATAATAGGTGGTGTTTGTGCAGGTATAGCCCACTACTTTAGGATAGATCCGCTATGGATTCGTATTCTGTTTATAATATCGCCATTCCTTTCCTTTGGTAGTAGTATTATTATATACGTATTACTATGGATACTTATACCCGAAGCAGTAACAACTACCGAAAAGTTGGAAATGACAGGCGAAGCCATAAACATATCCAATATTGAGCGTAAAGTACGTGAGGAGTTTGATGCATTGGGCAAAAAAATCCAGAGTGTTGATTACGATAAAATTGGTGCTAACGCAAAATCGGGAGCAGAGAAATTGGGAAACGGATTCGAGAAGGTTTTTGTAGCTATTTTTAAAGCAATTTCAAAAGTAATAGGAGCTGGTATTACTGTATTTTCTGCTTTATCGCTCGTAGGTCTTCTCATTTTTTTCTTTACCATATTATTTACCTCATCAGCAAAAGTAACAGTACTATATCCCTTTATTGTTAGCCTAAATTATACTAATATTCCAATTTGGGTAACTTCAATGCTATTATTCTTAGCCATTGCAATACCATTATTCTCATTATTCCTACTCGGATTAAAAATACTAACCGAGAATTTAAGGTCTATAGGCAATACAGCAAAGTATACATTACTTGCTTTATGGATAGTGGCTTTGGGCGGACTTGTATATATTGGTGTAATGGAACGCCATGAAATTAATGCAGAAGGTAAAACCGTTATGAAAAAAGAAATTAACATTACCGAAAACGATACACTTAACCTAAAGTTTAGATATAACACTTATTTCGATAAATCGTTCGAAAATGGAAGTAGTTTCAGAATAGAGCAAGATAGTGCAGGTAACAATATTATTTACTCTAATGATGTTACACTATTTCTAATGAAATCTGACGAACCCAAAGCCTACCTGCAAATCGAGAAAATATCGTTAGGCAGTTCAATGTCAGAAGCTAGAAAAAGAGCGGAATTAATAGCATATAATTTTGAAAATGAAGAAAATACGCTAATTTTGGATAATTATCTTACAACAGATAGAGAAAACAAATATCGCAATCAAAAGGTAGAATTGTTTTTATATTTACCAGTAGGTACTCACTTTTTACCTGACAGTAGTGTAAAACACTACGACGAAACGGATAACTCTTTCTTTGACCTTTGGTACGATTCTGAAAACATGTATCGTATGGATAAAAACGATGTTAAGTGTATTACGTGCGATCACTATATTGAAGAACAAGAAGCACAAAGAGAGATGGAAGAAGAAGAACGTGCTTTGGAACACGCACATGCTGATGACGATGCTGTGACAAAAGGATATTTACACATTAACGATGAAGATATAGATGTAACAATAAAAAATGAACAGTAA
- a CDS encoding head GIN domain-containing protein — protein sequence MTKIILQITKIIITIVSLILFSSCAFINDGDGNGYSYRNVKGNGNVITEKRNVKNGFNYVSGGSGLEITIEQGSETSITVEADENLQKHIITEVKGRELVIYTDVNLKKASAKKIMIRMPEIKGISSSSSASITTKKSIKATTLNLSSSSGSEMNVTINADNVTCDASSGAALLVYGNTRDLMTESSSGGTVNAKGLTAENVKADASSGGSTIVNPKQSLKAEASSGGSIKYINTPKNISKESSSGGSIYKG from the coding sequence ATGACAAAAATTATTTTACAAATAACCAAAATAATAATTACTATTGTTAGCCTTATACTCTTTAGTTCGTGTGCCTTTATTAATGATGGCGATGGTAACGGATACTCTTACAGGAACGTTAAAGGAAATGGCAATGTAATAACGGAAAAGCGTAACGTTAAAAATGGTTTTAACTACGTATCAGGCGGAAGCGGTTTGGAAATAACTATAGAACAAGGTAGTGAAACCAGTATAACTGTGGAGGCTGATGAAAACTTGCAGAAGCATATTATAACAGAAGTTAAAGGCAGAGAGTTGGTTATTTATACCGATGTAAACCTTAAAAAGGCCAGTGCAAAAAAAATAATGATACGTATGCCCGAAATAAAAGGGATATCATCATCTAGTAGTGCATCAATAACCACCAAAAAATCAATAAAAGCTACAACATTAAACCTATCGTCTAGTAGTGGTAGCGAAATGAATGTTACTATTAATGCCGATAATGTTACGTGCGATGCTAGCAGCGGTGCTGCCCTACTAGTATATGGAAACACACGTGACCTAATGACGGAATCATCTAGTGGTGGTACCGTAAATGCTAAGGGGCTTACTGCAGAAAATGTAAAAGCAGATGCATCCAGCGGTGGTAGCACTATAGTTAATCCTAAACAAAGCTTGAAAGCAGAAGCATCAAGCGGTGGTAGTATCAAGTACATTAATACTCCCAAAAATATTAGTAAAGAATCTTCATCTGGAGGAAGCATTTACAAAGGATAA
- a CDS encoding GIN domain-containing protein — MKNAFIVLFTVLITTVVTAQKKEKIKGSKTVSVTQKEVSSFDSIEIEDNIEVFLIKGDTEGLEVDADDNLHEIIKAESYGSTLRITTTKRVASAKKLSVRVTYTDKLTSVIAKHEVVLNAISGLELSNITIKNLDYSESYLNVKSKNFSLIMDDKTKAEINVQSDSSTVILSKNAKLKALIATQSAALDLYQKSNATIEGDAAKAHIRLDNNAELESRNFTVKDMTILAEGYSNCNILATETINISANGKAEIRLYGTPKINVAAFTENATLYKKE; from the coding sequence ATGAAGAATGCGTTTATAGTACTTTTTACAGTACTTATTACTACCGTAGTAACAGCCCAGAAAAAAGAGAAAATAAAAGGCTCTAAAACCGTTAGTGTTACCCAAAAAGAGGTAAGTAGCTTTGATAGCATAGAAATAGAAGATAATATTGAGGTATTTTTAATAAAAGGCGACACCGAAGGATTAGAAGTAGATGCTGATGATAACTTACACGAAATTATTAAAGCAGAAAGCTATGGCAGTACCCTACGAATAACAACTACCAAAAGAGTAGCCAGTGCTAAAAAATTAAGTGTACGCGTTACGTATACCGACAAACTTACATCGGTTATAGCAAAACATGAGGTAGTACTTAATGCTATTTCTGGCTTGGAATTAAGTAATATTACCATAAAGAATTTAGACTATTCGGAATCATACTTAAACGTAAAATCCAAAAATTTTAGCTTAATAATGGATGATAAAACTAAGGCTGAAATTAATGTACAATCGGATAGTAGCACCGTTATACTGAGCAAAAATGCAAAGTTAAAAGCATTAATAGCCACCCAAAGTGCTGCACTAGATTTATACCAAAAATCAAACGCTACAATAGAGGGCGATGCTGCCAAAGCACATATACGCCTTGACAATAATGCAGAGTTAGAAAGCAGAAATTTTACCGTTAAAGATATGACCATCTTAGCCGAAGGCTACAGTAACTGCAATATATTAGCTACAGAAACTATAAATATATCGGCAAACGGAAAAGCTGAAATTCGACTGTACGGAACTCCTAAAATAAATGTAGCTGCTTTTACCGAAAACGCAACACTCTACAAAAAAGAATAA
- the trxB gene encoding thioredoxin-disulfide reductase, producing MSETTIEKIKCLIIGSGPAGYTAAIYAARADMHPIMYTGMEPGGQLTTTTEVDNFPGYPEGIDGPTMMMQLQKQAERFGTEVRIGMATGVDFSKEEGGWHKVTIDNNKEVHAQTVIIATGATAKYLGLPSEQRLRGGGVSACAVCDGFFYKGQDVAIVGAGDTAAEEATYLANICKSVTMLVRKDYMRASKAMQHRVTNTPNLKVLFNSEVDEVIGDQVVEGLRIVNNQTNEKTEIAITGLFIAIGHKPNTDIFKGQLNMDETGYLFTDPKTTKTNMPGVFACGDVQDKDYRQAITAAGSGCMAALDAERYLAAVGAH from the coding sequence ATGTCGGAAACAACTATAGAAAAAATTAAATGCCTTATTATAGGTTCTGGTCCTGCAGGGTATACTGCAGCAATATACGCAGCAAGAGCTGATATGCACCCTATAATGTATACTGGTATGGAGCCTGGTGGGCAACTTACCACTACAACAGAAGTAGATAACTTTCCTGGATACCCCGAAGGTATTGACGGACCAACCATGATGATGCAGCTGCAAAAGCAAGCAGAGCGTTTTGGTACCGAAGTACGCATAGGTATGGCTACAGGTGTTGACTTTAGTAAAGAAGAGGGCGGATGGCATAAGGTAACTATAGATAACAACAAAGAAGTTCATGCCCAAACGGTAATTATTGCAACAGGAGCAACAGCTAAATATCTTGGTTTACCTAGTGAGCAACGCCTTAGAGGTGGTGGTGTATCAGCATGTGCGGTTTGTGATGGTTTCTTTTACAAAGGGCAAGATGTTGCCATAGTTGGGGCAGGGGATACTGCCGCCGAAGAGGCAACGTATTTAGCCAACATTTGTAAAAGTGTTACCATGCTAGTACGTAAGGATTATATGAGAGCCTCTAAAGCAATGCAACATCGTGTAACCAATACACCAAACCTTAAAGTGCTTTTTAATAGTGAGGTAGATGAGGTTATTGGTGACCAAGTTGTAGAGGGACTTAGAATTGTAAACAATCAGACGAATGAAAAAACAGAGATTGCTATTACAGGATTATTTATAGCAATTGGGCACAAGCCAAACACTGATATTTTTAAAGGACAGTTGAATATGGATGAAACAGGTTATTTGTTTACCGACCCCAAAACAACTAAAACCAATATGCCAGGTGTTTTTGCTTGTGGTGATGTGCAAGATAAAGATTACCGACAAGCCATTACAGCAGCAGGTTCAGGTTGTATGGCGGCGTTAGATGCCGAGCGTTATTTGGCTGCAGTTGGAGCACATTAA
- a CDS encoding SDR family oxidoreductase: MEKLQNKTILITGANRGIGKSLVKAALAKGAGKIYATSRGIKNLPDFGDDRVVPLEFDITDNNQIEYIAAKASDTQVLINNAGVLNPGTVLEGDMEGKQKDMEVNYFATINMMRAFAPILEKNTPARMVNIVSIAAYSPLPFIAGYAASKAALFSATQAVRIELAKKGITVHSVSPGAIDTDMNKGSEWEMPAPDGIAEIILSEVENGVLDIIPDDMGKGMYNSWREAPSNLAQTFHDMYHGEE, encoded by the coding sequence ATGGAAAAATTACAGAATAAAACCATCCTTATCACAGGGGCCAATAGAGGCATCGGAAAATCATTGGTAAAAGCAGCTCTTGCCAAAGGAGCGGGTAAAATTTATGCCACAAGTAGGGGTATAAAAAATTTACCCGATTTTGGAGATGACAGGGTCGTGCCCCTTGAGTTCGACATTACAGACAACAATCAAATTGAGTACATTGCAGCAAAAGCTTCGGACACGCAGGTACTCATCAACAATGCAGGTGTATTGAACCCTGGCACCGTTTTGGAGGGCGATATGGAAGGTAAACAAAAAGATATGGAGGTTAATTATTTTGCCACCATAAATATGATGCGTGCGTTTGCCCCCATACTGGAAAAAAATACGCCTGCACGTATGGTAAACATCGTCTCGATTGCAGCCTATTCGCCGCTTCCGTTCATTGCAGGGTATGCAGCCTCAAAAGCTGCCCTGTTTTCGGCAACGCAAGCAGTTAGAATAGAATTGGCAAAAAAAGGGATAACGGTACATTCGGTCAGCCCTGGTGCCATTGATACCGACATGAACAAAGGCAGTGAATGGGAAATGCCGGCTCCAGACGGAATTGCTGAGATTATTTTAAGTGAGGTGGAAAACGGAGTATTGGATATTATTCCCGATGACATGGGAAAAGGTATGTACAATTCTTGGAGGGAAGCGCCTTCCAATCTGGCACAAACCTTTCACGATATGTACCATGGGGAAGAGTAA
- a CDS encoding VOC family protein encodes MENNKINFIELQATDLKEIKKFYGNAFGWTFTDYGDTYCDFHGAGISGGFTKTNKVTTGGTLVVLYHKDLSIAIENVKKNGGKIAVDIFSFPGGRRFEFIDPNGNKLAIWSDK; translated from the coding sequence ATGGAAAATAACAAAATCAATTTTATCGAATTGCAGGCAACAGACTTAAAGGAAATCAAAAAATTCTATGGTAACGCCTTTGGCTGGACATTTACAGATTATGGCGATACCTATTGCGATTTTCATGGAGCAGGAATTTCTGGAGGATTTACCAAAACAAATAAAGTGACCACTGGAGGTACCTTAGTCGTTCTCTACCATAAAGACCTATCCATTGCCATAGAAAATGTAAAGAAAAATGGAGGGAAAATTGCAGTGGATATATTTTCTTTCCCTGGAGGTAGAAGATTTGAATTTATTGACCCCAATGGAAACAAATTGGCCATTTGGTCGGATAAATGA
- a CDS encoding DUF4249 domain-containing protein, producing the protein MKSIYKLAIYFSIIVMFTNCVSEIPNASNFEPQVFISGFLTGGTEYVTIKIQQTVPVDEQDLNPINDAQISLFTKDSSGNEELITNSFNVNNGTYESSEMITSIEGSTYWIEIILVDGTTFVSDEEILKPAIIINDIEITNELNRVIFSDPIDDNNFYLINFLFFNNGIFDLKINELTNDVLFNGNDNATFDSTESLVNDPQEVRVSISNLNFNSYQFYLNQFEQFENQIVNSGGEDDPGQLFMPPPANLTGNIMNTTNNTRALGFFSVQSTTQFIKNF; encoded by the coding sequence ATGAAATCAATTTATAAACTAGCAATATACTTCTCAATTATAGTAATGTTCACAAATTGTGTTAGTGAAATACCCAATGCTTCTAATTTTGAGCCGCAAGTATTTATTTCGGGCTTTCTTACAGGCGGAACGGAATATGTTACCATAAAAATTCAACAGACCGTCCCTGTTGATGAACAAGATTTAAATCCAATAAATGATGCCCAGATTTCCCTATTTACAAAAGACTCTAGTGGAAATGAAGAGTTAATTACCAACTCTTTTAATGTAAATAATGGTACATACGAAAGTTCTGAAATGATAACATCTATTGAGGGTAGTACATACTGGATAGAAATAATACTGGTAGATGGAACCACATTTGTTTCAGATGAAGAAATCTTGAAGCCTGCAATAATAATAAACGACATTGAAATAACAAATGAGCTCAACCGAGTGATTTTTTCAGACCCTATAGATGATAACAATTTCTATTTAATCAACTTTCTGTTTTTTAACAATGGTATTTTTGACCTTAAAATAAATGAACTTACGAATGACGTCCTTTTTAATGGAAATGATAATGCGACTTTTGATTCAACAGAATCTCTTGTTAATGATCCACAGGAAGTACGTGTGAGCATTTCAAACCTGAATTTTAATTCTTATCAGTTCTATTTAAATCAATTTGAACAGTTTGAAAATCAAATTGTAAATTCTGGAGGTGAAGATGATCCAGGTCAATTATTCATGCCACCACCTGCAAATTTAACTGGCAACATAATGAACACAACCAACAATACTAGAGCTCTTGGTTTTTTTAGTGTACAAAGTACTACTCAATTCATTAAGAACTTTTAG
- a CDS encoding TonB-dependent receptor — MKIKQIVVSLKQKRVSKRRIFLMKLSFTIYLVCCFQLMAFTSFSQNKVSLKVENSSLQAILSQIESQTKFNFVYNNDEIDGNLKFSIDVLEKDITSTLDLLFNNTEIHYKLRKNLVILSNRKSQNKSYTISGTIKDAATGETLLGANIIVVGENKGTTTNEYGFYSLTLPQGNYTLQISYLGYTSINNILELNDDIKLNFELQPSSNVLDEVVVISDTKNKSQVRNILSGVNNLKVADIKQLPAFFGEPDINRAILTQPGVTSVGEGTSGFNVRGGNIDQNLTLLDEAPLYVSSHLWGLFSVVNADAIKDITLYKGGIPARYGGRASSVLDIRQKEGNSKVFKGEGGLGTLFSRVTLEGPIVKEKLNFLVSGRRSYFDLFFPLIGGDIENSKVFFYDLNTKLSWNINENNKLFASGYFGADVMKLDDTASASEPNEPNEPDASIDFRWKNATATLRWNHLFSDKLFMNLSGIYSSYAYSLVSQNDSGGFINGAGTFKWNSGVENWIVKPDFTYYTNPNTKMRFGINGTLYKFNPAKLSSSEAGLSPKKFNIDKGLEIAPYYEIEKTWDKLSLNFGLRYSWFGNIGPNTVTLYNPDFPLTINTITDIKKYKKGEIIKSYSGFEPRLSLKYGLNDRKALKLGYNRTFQYIHLISNTAAALPFDIWKPSGTHIKPLEVNQISGGYAYDTPNKRYNVTVDGYYKTFKNFVEYKNGADLFINKNIETQLLPAEGYAYGLELGIYKNRGKLTGNFNYTYSVSKRKTTSKFNAENINNGAYYPSNYDRPHLLNITANYNLGKRWDIGIFFTYQTGRPSTVPTGRLTFDGNPYLTYSDRNAFRIPDTHRMDISFTYKPTGNPNTKWQSSWNFGLYNVYGSPNAFSVFSTFQNNELKTFKFSVLGAPIPFIAYNFKF; from the coding sequence ATGAAAATAAAACAAATCGTTGTTTCATTAAAACAGAAACGCGTTTCAAAAAGAAGAATTTTTTTAATGAAATTATCATTCACTATATATCTGGTATGTTGTTTTCAATTAATGGCATTTACCAGTTTTTCTCAAAATAAGGTTAGTTTAAAAGTGGAAAATAGTTCACTACAAGCAATCCTGAGCCAGATAGAATCTCAAACTAAGTTCAACTTTGTGTATAATAATGATGAAATAGATGGCAACCTAAAATTTAGTATTGATGTTCTTGAGAAGGATATTACCTCTACCTTAGATTTATTGTTTAATAATACAGAGATACATTACAAACTTCGAAAAAATCTTGTTATACTTTCCAACCGAAAATCCCAAAATAAAAGTTACACCATAAGTGGTACTATTAAGGATGCTGCAACTGGCGAGACGCTCCTCGGAGCGAATATAATTGTGGTTGGTGAAAACAAAGGGACTACCACTAACGAATATGGGTTTTACTCTTTGACCCTACCTCAAGGTAATTATACACTGCAAATTTCCTATCTAGGATATACTTCTATAAATAATATTCTAGAGTTAAACGATGACATCAAACTAAATTTTGAATTACAGCCTTCGTCAAACGTGCTTGATGAAGTAGTGGTTATCTCAGATACGAAAAACAAAAGTCAGGTGCGTAATATCTTATCTGGTGTAAACAATTTAAAAGTGGCTGATATCAAGCAGTTGCCCGCTTTTTTTGGAGAGCCTGATATAAACAGGGCAATATTAACACAACCGGGTGTAACTTCTGTAGGAGAAGGTACTTCGGGTTTTAATGTTAGAGGTGGTAATATTGACCAAAATCTTACCTTGCTTGATGAAGCACCATTATACGTGTCATCACATTTATGGGGACTCTTTTCCGTAGTAAATGCTGATGCAATCAAAGACATAACACTATATAAGGGGGGAATACCAGCAAGATATGGCGGTCGAGCATCTTCGGTATTGGACATCCGTCAAAAAGAAGGTAATTCCAAAGTATTTAAAGGAGAGGGGGGGCTAGGGACACTATTCTCAAGGGTAACCCTAGAAGGACCAATAGTAAAAGAAAAATTGAACTTTTTGGTGTCTGGTCGTAGATCATATTTCGATTTGTTTTTCCCGTTAATAGGAGGCGACATTGAAAACAGTAAAGTGTTTTTTTATGATTTGAACACCAAACTATCATGGAATATTAACGAGAATAACAAATTATTTGCTTCGGGATATTTTGGAGCAGATGTTATGAAGTTGGATGACACCGCTAGTGCCAGTGAGCCTAATGAGCCTAATGAACCTGATGCTTCGATAGATTTCCGTTGGAAAAATGCCACAGCTACCCTGCGTTGGAATCATCTTTTCTCGGATAAACTTTTTATGAACTTATCAGGAATTTACAGTAGCTATGCATATTCTTTAGTATCCCAAAATGATAGTGGGGGATTTATAAACGGTGCTGGTACGTTTAAATGGAATTCTGGAGTAGAAAATTGGATAGTAAAACCCGATTTTACCTACTATACAAATCCAAATACTAAAATGAGATTTGGAATAAATGGGACACTTTATAAATTTAATCCAGCAAAACTTTCAAGTAGCGAAGCAGGATTAAGCCCCAAGAAGTTCAATATTGATAAAGGTTTGGAAATCGCACCTTATTATGAAATAGAAAAGACTTGGGATAAACTTTCTTTAAATTTTGGGCTTCGTTACTCTTGGTTCGGAAATATTGGTCCGAACACTGTAACGCTTTATAATCCAGACTTTCCTTTAACTATAAATACAATTACCGATATTAAAAAATACAAGAAAGGTGAAATTATTAAAAGCTATTCGGGCTTTGAGCCCCGCCTTTCGCTAAAGTATGGTCTAAATGACAGAAAAGCTTTAAAACTGGGATATAATAGAACATTTCAATATATCCATTTAATATCGAATACTGCGGCTGCATTACCTTTTGATATTTGGAAACCTTCAGGTACGCATATAAAGCCCCTTGAGGTAAATCAGATATCAGGAGGGTATGCTTATGACACCCCAAATAAAAGGTATAACGTAACAGTTGATGGATATTATAAAACATTCAAAAATTTTGTGGAGTATAAAAATGGGGCCGATTTATTCATAAATAAAAATATTGAAACGCAATTGCTGCCAGCCGAAGGATATGCGTATGGTTTGGAGCTTGGAATTTATAAAAACAGAGGTAAACTTACTGGAAATTTTAATTATACCTATTCCGTATCCAAACGAAAAACGACAAGTAAATTCAATGCAGAAAATATAAACAATGGGGCGTATTACCCTTCCAATTATGATAGACCCCATTTATTGAATATTACCGCAAATTATAATTTAGGTAAAAGATGGGATATAGGTATTTTCTTTACGTATCAAACAGGAAGACCTAGTACGGTGCCAACGGGTAGATTAACTTTTGACGGCAATCCTTATTTGACATATTCTGATAGAAATGCATTTCGAATCCCAGATACCCACAGGATGGATATTTCTTTTACCTATAAACCAACCGGAAATCCAAATACAAAATGGCAAAGTAGTTGGAACTTTGGACTCTACAACGTATATGGCAGTCCTAATGCCTTTTCCGTGTTTTCTACCTTTCAAAACAACGAGCTAAAGACCTTTAAGTTTTCTGTATTGGGAGCCCCAATACCATTCATCGCCTATAACTTCAAATTTTAA